From Candidatus Tisiphia endosymbiont of Melanophora roralis, a single genomic window includes:
- a CDS encoding transposase, translated as MLLAELLYNHFEMKDTRLNTFKGIIKSLMLCRGSKYKNMAEEIEGDKLLDSKIKAVYRFLQEDNINIDDYYKYMKNYIPQGKVVLSIDRTTWELGQEIRNILVLSVSYNKIAMPLIYKIIPYKGACTADDQIAVISKFIGEFGKEKIEGILGDREFDNEKLITYLHNKNINYALRVRRTNRIVNKEGQWIRIDSMKEIKIRNFSTRFYSVPVKFDHIKLASGEYLSIVYSKNMSNGSEIYRKRWDIEAAFKGCKSNGFRMEDTHIKSKVRLENFIKCLFIAYAMAIKIGAIGEQEQPIKMKKTLGCRSYSVLQLGIRSIKQAYSRSKQFFDSLIIKLFKLHFVQPT; from the coding sequence ATGTTACTAGCCGAACTACTATATAATCATTTTGAGATGAAAGATACAAGACTAAACACGTTCAAGGGCATAATAAAATCATTAATGTTGTGTCGAGGAAGCAAATATAAAAATATGGCAGAAGAAATAGAAGGAGATAAATTATTAGATTCAAAAATAAAAGCGGTATATAGATTTCTTCAAGAAGACAATATCAATATTGATGATTATTATAAGTATATGAAAAATTATATTCCTCAAGGGAAAGTGGTTTTATCAATAGATAGAACCACTTGGGAATTAGGACAGGAGATAAGAAATATATTAGTATTGTCGGTATCATATAATAAAATTGCTATGCCATTAATATATAAAATAATTCCTTATAAAGGAGCATGTACGGCAGACGATCAAATTGCAGTAATATCGAAATTTATAGGGGAATTTGGTAAGGAAAAGATAGAGGGAATATTAGGAGATAGGGAATTTGATAATGAGAAATTAATTACCTATCTTCACAATAAAAATATTAATTATGCATTAAGGGTGAGAAGGACAAATAGAATAGTTAATAAAGAAGGTCAATGGATTAGGATCGATAGCATGAAAGAAATAAAGATAAGAAATTTTTCTACAAGGTTTTATTCTGTCCCAGTGAAATTTGATCATATCAAATTAGCAAGCGGAGAATATCTATCGATAGTGTATAGTAAGAACATGTCAAACGGATCTGAAATATATCGGAAGAGATGGGATATCGAGGCAGCCTTTAAAGGGTGCAAAAGTAATGGTTTTAGAATGGAAGATACGCATATAAAGAGTAAAGTGCGATTAGAGAATTTTATAAAATGTTTATTTATAGCATATGCAATGGCAATAAAAATAGGAGCAATTGGAGAGCAAGAGCAACCGATAAAAATGAAGAAAACGCTAGGATGTAGGAGTTATTCTGTACTACAGTTAGGTATAAGATCAATTAAACAAGCTTATAGTCGTTCTAAGCAATTTTTTGATTCCTTAATCATAAAATTGTTTAAGTTACACTTTGTGCAACCAACCTAA
- a CDS encoding Rpn family recombination-promoting nuclease/putative transposase: MTTKHLKHDQIFRKVMENPLVAHEFLNAHLPKHIKALIDFPSLKFENTSFIEQNLRDSISDVLFSAKFDGKDGYLFLLIEHQSSADHFMAFRLLRYMLNICDRYLTANPKAKSLPLIYPLIFFNGAGNYNASRNLWELFEDNLLAKEIWTNDYQIVNVNDIPDEQLKQRVWSGIFEFFAKHIRERDLLKKWQEIADMLPELVKVSIGYNYIELLLCYTLTRINKEDKLELEKLLTSKLNQETGTSLMGSLAQHWKEEGILEGFEIGEAKGIQIGEARGEARGEAKLIRMLMRKGRAVKEIATMTGLPISKINELLKIDIQDESPE, from the coding sequence ATGACTACTAAACATTTGAAGCATGACCAAATTTTTCGCAAAGTAATGGAAAATCCACTAGTAGCACATGAATTCTTAAACGCTCATTTGCCTAAACATATTAAAGCTCTGATAGATTTTCCTAGTTTAAAATTTGAAAACACCAGTTTTATAGAGCAAAATCTAAGAGATTCTATCTCTGATGTGTTATTTTCTGCTAAGTTTGATGGTAAGGACGGTTATCTGTTTCTCCTCATTGAGCATCAAAGTTCGGCTGATCATTTTATGGCATTCCGTTTGTTACGATATATGTTAAATATCTGTGATAGATATTTAACTGCAAATCCTAAGGCAAAGTCTTTGCCATTAATATACCCACTAATATTTTTTAATGGTGCGGGGAACTATAATGCCTCTCGTAATTTGTGGGAACTTTTTGAAGATAACCTACTAGCTAAAGAGATTTGGACAAATGATTATCAAATAGTTAATGTTAATGATATTCCTGATGAGCAGTTAAAGCAAAGGGTGTGGTCTGGGATATTTGAGTTTTTTGCAAAACATATAAGAGAACGCGATCTACTTAAAAAATGGCAAGAAATAGCCGATATGTTACCTGAACTAGTCAAGGTAAGTATTGGCTATAACTATATAGAGCTGCTACTATGCTATACGTTGACAAGAATAAATAAAGAGGATAAACTAGAATTAGAAAAGCTATTAACAAGTAAGTTAAATCAGGAAACAGGTACAAGTCTTATGGGTAGTTTGGCACAACATTGGAAAGAAGAAGGCATTCTAGAAGGCTTTGAAATTGGTGAGGCTAAGGGAATCCAAATCGGAGAAGCTAGAGGAGAAGCTAGAGGAGAAGCTAAATTAATAAGAATGTTAATGAGAAAAGGAAGGGCTGTTAAGGAAATCGCTACAATGACTGGCTTACCTATCAGTAAAATTAACGAGCTATTAAAAATAGATATTCAAGATGAAAGTCCGGAATAA
- the cyaY gene encoding iron donor protein CyaY, which yields MDNTEFAKLAEKTISLIADTIEAEDKNCLIDIDFQGDILTLTTNQGVFVINKHSAAKEIWLSSPISGPYHFYYVAGKWKSKSSDDLIVILEQELKINMLDYIY from the coding sequence ATGGACAATACTGAATTTGCCAAATTGGCTGAAAAAACAATATCTTTAATTGCCGATACAATTGAGGCAGAAGATAAGAATTGTCTTATCGATATTGATTTTCAAGGTGATATTCTAACCCTAACTACTAACCAAGGAGTATTTGTTATTAACAAACACTCAGCTGCTAAAGAAATTTGGTTATCTTCACCGATTAGTGGTCCTTACCATTTTTATTATGTTGCTGGTAAATGGAAATCAAAATCCTCTGATGATCTAATTGTTATTTTAGAGCAGGAGTTAAAAATTAATATGCTAGATTATATCTATTAG
- a CDS encoding Npt1/Npt2 family nucleotide transporter gives MAVISRILSYFSITHNTSSPSKLTNKLLEYIWPVERHELSKFLYITLLMFCILFIQNIIRALKDSLVNTMIGTETVSFLKFWGVLPSSFLVMMIYVKLVNNMKGENIFYLILSIFLIFFALFAFYIFPNHTIFHLSSEHASILIKSYPNLKWFILLLSNWSFSLFYIIAELWPGVMFALLFWQFVNNITSVEQSKRFYPLFGLLAQTGIYISGKFLENLAYFNQYLIRNFDLKHTNTELSVQIILVCVLVLGIIAVATFWMLNHKILAKDQVEQLKFSVKKQSITLVESFKMIIASRYIRLIATLLICYGIAINLVEGPWKASAAKIYKTPTEFAAFVGNYLSITGIFTILFVILGSNIVRRLGWFTAAIITPIMVFVTGMLFFAVSDFDGFAALIVVSFMLTDPSLIAITMGLINNVLSKSSKYTLFDSTKEMSYVPLDTELKTKGKAAADIIGTKLGKSTSAFLQSLIFIIMPSATFQSISIYLMVVFGIICIIWIWTVRELSKEYNNITS, from the coding sequence ATGGCAGTCATTTCTAGAATTCTTTCGTATTTTTCTATAACTCACAATACATCCTCACCCTCAAAATTAACAAATAAATTATTAGAATATATTTGGCCTGTTGAAAGACATGAATTATCCAAATTTCTATATATAACATTATTGATGTTTTGTATTTTGTTTATACAAAACATTATCAGAGCCTTAAAAGACAGCCTTGTTAATACTATGATTGGTACTGAAACTGTATCATTTCTCAAATTTTGGGGTGTTCTTCCTTCTTCATTTCTAGTCATGATGATCTATGTAAAATTAGTAAATAACATGAAAGGTGAAAATATCTTCTACCTTATACTGTCAATTTTTCTAATATTTTTTGCCTTATTTGCTTTTTATATTTTTCCTAATCATACAATATTTCATTTGAGTAGTGAGCATGCAAGCATTTTAATAAAGTCTTATCCTAATTTGAAGTGGTTTATATTACTTTTATCTAATTGGAGTTTTTCCCTATTCTATATTATAGCAGAATTATGGCCAGGTGTGATGTTTGCATTACTCTTTTGGCAGTTTGTTAATAATATCACTTCGGTAGAACAATCGAAAAGATTTTATCCTTTATTTGGACTCTTGGCACAAACAGGTATTTACATATCAGGCAAGTTTTTAGAAAATTTAGCTTATTTCAATCAATATTTAATTAGAAATTTTGACTTAAAACATACAAATACAGAACTTTCAGTACAAATTATCTTAGTCTGTGTACTTGTTCTTGGTATAATAGCAGTGGCAACTTTTTGGATGTTAAACCATAAAATATTAGCTAAAGATCAGGTAGAACAACTGAAATTTTCGGTCAAGAAGCAATCAATAACTCTTGTGGAAAGTTTTAAAATGATTATCGCTTCAAGATATATTAGACTAATTGCTACACTACTTATTTGCTATGGCATAGCTATAAATTTAGTTGAAGGACCTTGGAAGGCATCAGCTGCAAAAATTTATAAAACGCCAACTGAATTCGCTGCTTTTGTTGGCAACTATCTAAGTATTACTGGCATATTTACTATTCTATTTGTTATTCTTGGTTCTAATATTGTAAGAAGGTTGGGTTGGTTTACAGCAGCAATTATAACGCCAATAATGGTTTTTGTAACTGGTATGTTATTTTTTGCAGTATCCGACTTTGATGGATTTGCTGCCTTAATTGTGGTTAGCTTTATGTTAACCGACCCTTCTTTGATTGCTATTACAATGGGACTAATCAATAATGTGCTAAGTAAATCAAGTAAGTATACTTTATTTGATTCTACTAAAGAAATGTCATATGTTCCTTTAGATACTGAACTTAAAACAAAAGGTAAGGCAGCTGCCGACATAATCGGCACTAAGCTTGGAAAGTCAACAAGTGCATTTCTCCAATCTTTAATATTTATTATTATGCCTTCTGCAACTTTTCAATCCATCTCTATCTATTTAATGGTAGTCTTTGGTATAATCTGTATCATATGGATTTGGACAGTTAGAGAATTAAGTAAAGAGTACAATAATATAACATCATGA
- the mltG gene encoding endolytic transglycosylase MltG: MLKIKFVFVTITLILLISGINFCIFYLFVPGLLAESKTLIIKPKLSIDQITTILNDNKIIKYPYLFAFLTKIYSLKHPIKSGEYTFTQNISPMQTLKILSSGKSIIHKMIIPEGLLVHEIIQKINNEERLIGEILGTIPEGFLMPSTYFFSYGDQKEQIIDKMRKLMSLHLDKVMEKLSPNSPLKTRLDVLILASIVEKEASLDAEKPLIAAVFLNRLTKHMKLQADPTTIYAITLGQDKLARRLTKKDLAIQSPYNTYYVFNLPPGAISCPGIKSLEAVVNPAKIDSLYFVVNIMGGHNFSNNLNDHNKYVEMYRKSLKEH; this comes from the coding sequence ATACTAAAAATAAAATTTGTTTTTGTAACTATTACATTGATTTTGCTGATCAGCGGAATCAATTTTTGTATATTTTACTTATTTGTACCTGGTTTACTTGCAGAAAGTAAAACTCTAATAATTAAGCCTAAGTTGTCGATTGATCAAATTACTACGATATTAAATGATAACAAAATCATTAAATATCCTTATTTATTTGCATTTCTTACAAAAATATATTCATTAAAACATCCTATAAAAAGTGGGGAATATACTTTTACTCAAAATATTTCTCCAATGCAAACTTTAAAAATATTGTCCAGTGGCAAATCGATTATTCATAAAATGATTATACCTGAGGGTCTGCTTGTACATGAAATAATACAAAAGATTAATAATGAAGAACGCTTAATTGGTGAGATTCTAGGAACAATTCCTGAAGGATTTTTAATGCCATCTACTTATTTTTTTTCATATGGTGATCAAAAAGAGCAGATCATTGATAAAATGCGAAAATTAATGTCCCTGCATCTTGACAAAGTCATGGAAAAATTATCACCCAATTCCCCATTAAAAACCCGTCTTGACGTCTTAATTTTAGCGTCCATTGTGGAGAAGGAAGCTAGCTTAGACGCAGAAAAACCTTTGATTGCTGCTGTATTTCTAAATCGCCTTACCAAACATATGAAATTGCAAGCAGATCCAACGACGATTTATGCTATAACACTTGGGCAAGATAAACTAGCAAGGCGATTAACTAAAAAAGACTTAGCTATCCAATCACCCTATAATACATATTATGTCTTTAATTTACCACCTGGAGCTATTTCTTGCCCTGGAATAAAATCTTTAGAAGCTGTAGTAAATCCTGCTAAAATTGATTCATTATATTTTGTTGTTAACATTATGGGAGGGCATAATTTTTCCAATAACCTTAACGATCACAATAAGTACGTTGAGATGTATCGCAAAAGTTTAAAGGAGCATTAA